A genome region from Gigantopelta aegis isolate Gae_Host chromosome 3, Gae_host_genome, whole genome shotgun sequence includes the following:
- the LOC121369390 gene encoding uncharacterized protein LOC121369390, which yields MPRLGRPIHGGFPRIEKTQSKEENAMMLKRLVKDGSRVKFEMDNPIKTSLSLPHIYLPRLLRQKTDKDPDTELGTALQNLADFTGIDAEGELPLKLARNEAKDLIMRIARCMRTEKNGFEFKHPVLVDCYPHWEQSNMEVAYLFPVILPRITLRFHQPGCVVVELPSKADICTPSEVSSSKSENGIPHVDLNKLRAKDGTHLSLKKTYIMFAKLIKRILKVCGVVAERVKVGHCESGYYLTVELMNYGWAGWKLQIIPAIYVKTNMFLIPKIFFQGESVPSDIHWRVSWVVREMEILGCISLTDKGSRVRALRVVCKLCQTDWRLSELSPYHVQTALLHDVDHHVDTSPRWQRFTLEKCVKSLLGRLLTQVRRGSLPHFLIEGIDLFELVNPRKMALWKSALARLTSSDNALLSLTHRAMLGDKQTELSFPKFLDM from the coding sequence ATGCCCAGGCTTGGTCGTCCCATACACGGCGGGTTTCCGAGGATTGAGAAAACACAGAGCAAGGAGGAAAACGCCATGATGCTGAAAAGACTCGTCAAAGATGGGTCACGTGTCAAGTTCGAGATGGACAACCCGATTAAAACGTCGCTCAGTCTGCCGCATATCTACCTCCCTCGACTTCTCAGACAGAAAACAGACAAAGATCCAGACACCGAGCTGGGAACAGCATTGCAGAATCTGGCCGATTTCACGGGTATAGATGCAGAGGGTGAGCTGCCGTTAAAACTGGCCAGAAATGAAGCAAAGGATCTTATTATGAGAATAGCCAGGTGCATGAGGACTGAGAAAAACGGATTCGAGTTCAAACACCCGGTTCTGGTCGACTGTTACCCTCACTGGGAGCAGTCCAACATGGAGGTGGCATATCTCTTCCCGGTAATTCTGCCTCGGATCACTCTCCGATTCCACCAGCCTGGGTGCGTGGTCGTCGAGCTGCCCAGCAAGGCAGACATCTGCACGCCGAGCGAGGTGTCCTCCAGCAAGTCTGAGAACGGAATCCCGCACGTCGACCTCAACAAACTGCGAGCCAAGGACGGAACACATCTCTCTTTGAAGAAAACCTACATCATGTTCGCCAAGCTCATCAAGCGGATTCTCAAAGTGTGCGGTGTTGTCGCGGAAAGGGTTAAAGTGGGACACTGCGAGTCTGGATATTACCTCACCGTGGAGCTCATGAACTATGGATGGGCTGGGTGGAAGCTGCAGATCATCCCGGCGATCTACGTCAAGACCAACATGTTCCTCATTCCCAAAATCTTCTTTCAGGGAGAGAGCGTTCCATCGGACATTCACTGGCGCGTGAGCTGGGTCGTCAGGGAGATGGAGATCCTCGGCTGCATCTCTCTCACGGACAAAGGCTCGCGTGTGCGCGCCCTGCGTGTCGTCTGCAAACTGTGCCAGACGGACTGGCGTCTGTCCGAACTGAGCCCGTACCACGTGCAGACGGCGCTGCTACACGATGTCGACCACCACGTGGACACCTCGCCGCGCTGGCAGAGGTTCACGCTGGAGAAGTGCGTCAAGTCGCTGCTCGGCCGTCTGCTCACGCAAGTGCGGCGAGGGTCTCTGCCACACTTTCTCATCGAGGGGATCGACCTGTTCGAGCTGGTGAATCCTCGGAAAATGGCGTTGTGGAAGAGCGCCCTCGCGAGACTGACATCCAGTGACAACGCCCTGCTCAGTCTGACGCACAGGGCCATGTTAGGGGACAAGCAGACAGAGTTATCCTTCCCGAAATTCCTCGATATGTGA